In Nitrospira defluvii, the sequence CGCACGCCGGTGCAGGTCGACATCGGCAGCGAGTTCCGATATCGCGATCCCTTGATTGAAAAGAATGATCTGTTCATCACAATCTCGCAATCGGGGGAAACGGCCGATACGCTGGCCGCCGCCCGGGAAGCCAAACAAAAGGGCGCGCGGGTCGTGTCGATCGTCAATGTGGTGGGCAGCACGCTGGCCCGGGAGTCCGATGGTGTGCTGTATACGCATTGCGGTCCTGAGATCGGGGTGGCTTCCACCAAGGCATTCACGAGCCAATTGGCGGCGTTGTATATGCTGGCCTTGCACCTCGGCCGGGTGCGTGGGGTGTTGAGTGTGGCGGACGGCAAGGCCTGGCTCGATCGTTTGGTTACGTTGCCGACGCTGGTCAAACATGTGCTTGGCCGCGAGGCGGAGATTCTGGCGATTGCCAAGCGCTACTATAAGAAGCCAGACTTCTTGTATCTGGCGCGCGGCATTAACTTTCCCATCGCGCTGGAGGGGGCGCTCAAGCTCAAGGAGATTTCCTATATCCATGCGGAGGGTTATGCCGCGGGGGAAATGAAGCACGGACCGATCGCGCTGATCGATAAGGACATGCCGGTGGTGGTATTGGCGCCCCGCGACCGGTTATATGAGAAGACGGTCAGCAACCTCATGGAAGTGAAGGCGCGTCGGGCGCCGGTGATTGTGTTCGTGGCGGAGGGCGAACGCGAATTGGGGAAAATCGCCGATGCCGTGTTCACGATTCCCGACGTGCATCCGCTGCTGTCGCCCATTCTGTTCACGATCCCGTTGCAGTTGCTGGCCTATCACATCGCGGTGCTGCGTGGGGAAGATGTGGATCAGCCGAGGAACTTGGCGAAAAGCGTGACGGTCGAATGATGTGCAAAGGAGGGGCTCCCGTGCTCGCGCAACGCGCGGCCTGAGAAGGCCCTCGTTGGACGCGCGCAGTAGAGCCCCTTCCTTCGCACCGCACCCTCCAATAAGAATTAAGGAGTGTAGAGTGGAGATCACGAAGCAAGAAGTCGAAAAAGTGGCCAAGTTGGCGCGGCTGGCGTTGAGTGAGGCGGAAACCACGGCCTTCTCGCAACAGTTGAATCAGATTGTGGCCTACGTCCAGAAGCTCAAGACGTTTTCTACGGACGGCGTGGAGCCGACGTCGACGGTGCTGGGACAGACCAATGTGTTTCGTCCGGACGCCGTCGAGGCGTCGTTGTCGCCTGAGCAGGCGGTGGGAAACGCTCCCGATGCGGAGGCGAGCTGTTTCCGGGTTCCGAAAATCATCCAAGAATCCTAAGCGAGCGAAGGAGTACGAGCCGACTATGTTTCGACAAATGTTGCGGGCAAAGATACATCGGGCGACGGTGACCGAGGCCTGTCTGGAATATGAGGGGAGCCTCACGGTGGATGAAGATCTGCTGGATGCGGCGGGCATTTTGCCGTACGAAGCGATCGTCTGCTCCAATCTCAACAACGGCGAGCGGTTCATGACCTACGCCATGAAGGGGAAGCGGGGGAAGGGTGAGATTGTGTTGAACGGACCGACTGCCCGCAAGGCGGCGGTGGGCGATCAGATCATTATCTTCTGCTACGAGTATTACAGCGACGAGGAGATCAAACGGCATAAACCCAGGATCATCCAGGTCGACGGCAAGAACCGGATCACGCGTAAGGTTGTGAAACGCTGATGTCATTGATGTCGATACATAAGTTGACGCTGGCGGAGTTGCAGCGGCGGTTTACCGCCGGTGATGTGACGGCCACGGAAATTGTACGCGCCTACTTTTTGCGGGTGGCGCATGTCGAGCCCAAGGTGAACGCGTATCTGACGCAATGCAAGGATGCGGCGGTCGCGCAGGCGGAACGTCTTGATCAGGCGTTGAAGGGGTGGCGCAAAACCACGCCGATGATGGGCATGCCGCTCGCGGTGAAGGACAATATCTGCACGGAAGGGGTACGCACGACTTGCGCGTCGCGGATGTTGGAGACCTTTGTGCCGCCCTACGACGCGACGGTGGTCGCTAAATTGCGCGCACAGAACTATCTGTTGCTCGGGAAAACGAATCTGGACGAATTCGCAATGGGCTCGTCCACCGAAAATTCGGCGTTCGGGGCCAGCCGGAATCCCTGGAATGTTCAGACCGTTCCGGGTGGATCGAGCGGCGGCTCGGCAGCCGCAGTGGCGGCGGATGAATGTGTGGCGGCGTTGGGTTCAGATACCGGAGGGTCGATTCGTCAACCGGCGGCGTTTTGTGGCGTCGTCGGACTGAAACCGACCTATGGCCGGGTGTCCCGCTACGGACTGGTGGCGTTTGCCTCTTCCCTGGATCAGATCGGGCCCATCACGAAAGATGTGACGGATGCGGCGATCCTCTTGGGCGCGATTGCCGGCCATGATCCTCGAGATTCGACCTCGGCCAACGTGCCGGTTCCGGATTATCTCAAGGCCTTGCGGCGAAAAGATTTGAAGCGCCTCAAGGTGGGCGTGCCAGCAGAATACTTTGCCGACGGCCTCGAGCCTGAAGTGGACCAGGCTGTTCGCACGGCCATCGAAGGGCTGCGGGAACTTGGCGCGGACATCCGCGAGATCAAGTTGCCGACGACGGATGCGGCGGTTGCGACCTACTATGTCATTGCGACCGCAGAAGCCAGTTCGAATCTGGCCCGTTACGACGGGGTGAGGTTCGGGCGGAGAGCCGAAGAGAGCAAAGATTTGTTGGATATGTATTTGCGGACCAGGGCGGAGGGATTCGGGGCGGAGGTGAAACGCCGGATCATGCTCGGGACCTATGTGTTGAGCGCTGGCTACTACGATGCCTATTACGGAAAAGCGCAGGCGGTGCGGACGCTGATTCGGCGGGAGTTCGAGTCGGCATTTGAAAACGTCGATCTGATCGTGACGCCGGTGACTCCGACCACGGCCTTCAAGTTCGGCGAAAAGTCTCAAGATCCGTTGCAGATGTATCTGTCTGATATCTACACGATCTCGGCGAATCTGGCCGGTCTGCCCGCTATTTCGTTGCCCTGCGGATTCAGTAAGGCCGGGCTGCCGATCGGGTTGCAGCTCATCGGACGGCCGTTTGAAGAGGAAACCCTGTTGCGCGGGGCCCATGCCTACGAGCAGGCTACCAACTGGCGGGCCAAAAAGCCTGTGGTTCGGTCGGCCTGATAAGGGAGTCCCTATGATTGTCGAAGTTGCCGCTATTCTCGTGGCGATTGCCTTTGCGGTGCTGGTCGGGTATCTGGTGCCGCTCTTGATTCAAGTGCGCAAGACGGTTGCGGAAGCCGAGACGCTCGTCACCAAGCTCAATGCGGACCTGCCGACGCTGGTGACGGAGCTCCGGGCGATGAGTCAAAACTTGAACGACCTGACGGAGCAGGCCCGCGGCGGGGTCGAACATGCCGCTGTGTTGCTGCACGCGGTGGGAGAGGTCGGCGAGTCGGTCAATCACATGCATAGTTTGGTGCGAGGCTCCGGCGGGACATTGTTGGCGAATGTGGCCAGCGTGGTGGCCGGGCTTCGTGCGGCGAAACAGGTCGTCACGGAACGTTTCAAAGAGGGAGGACATCACAATGGCGGATAATCATCATGGTCCATCATCGGCGGCAGTGTTGTTGGGATTCTTGAGTGGCGCCGCGCTGGGCGCGGTGGCGGCCATCCTGTTGACGCCGCGTACCGGGCAGGAGTCGCGGGATCTGTTGCGTGGCTACGCGCGGCGGGCGGAGGACGGGCTTCGGGATCTGGTCGAGGATGCCGGTGAGCGGTTTGAAGGCGCGGTGGAAGAAGGCCGTGACTTTATTGAATCGAAAAAAACCGTGTTGCGCGAGGCCTTCGATGCGGGGCGTGA encodes:
- the gatC gene encoding Asp-tRNA(Asn)/Glu-tRNA(Gln) amidotransferase subunit GatC, which produces MEITKQEVEKVAKLARLALSEAETTAFSQQLNQIVAYVQKLKTFSTDGVEPTSTVLGQTNVFRPDAVEASLSPEQAVGNAPDAEASCFRVPKIIQES
- the panD gene encoding aspartate 1-decarboxylase, which encodes MFRQMLRAKIHRATVTEACLEYEGSLTVDEDLLDAAGILPYEAIVCSNLNNGERFMTYAMKGKRGKGEIVLNGPTARKAAVGDQIIIFCYEYYSDEEIKRHKPRIIQVDGKNRITRKVVKR
- the gatA gene encoding Asp-tRNA(Asn)/Glu-tRNA(Gln) amidotransferase subunit GatA yields the protein MSIHKLTLAELQRRFTAGDVTATEIVRAYFLRVAHVEPKVNAYLTQCKDAAVAQAERLDQALKGWRKTTPMMGMPLAVKDNICTEGVRTTCASRMLETFVPPYDATVVAKLRAQNYLLLGKTNLDEFAMGSSTENSAFGASRNPWNVQTVPGGSSGGSAAAVAADECVAALGSDTGGSIRQPAAFCGVVGLKPTYGRVSRYGLVAFASSLDQIGPITKDVTDAAILLGAIAGHDPRDSTSANVPVPDYLKALRRKDLKRLKVGVPAEYFADGLEPEVDQAVRTAIEGLRELGADIREIKLPTTDAAVATYYVIATAEASSNLARYDGVRFGRRAEESKDLLDMYLRTRAEGFGAEVKRRIMLGTYVLSAGYYDAYYGKAQAVRTLIRREFESAFENVDLIVTPVTPTTAFKFGEKSQDPLQMYLSDIYTISANLAGLPAISLPCGFSKAGLPIGLQLIGRPFEEETLLRGAHAYEQATNWRAKKPVVRSA
- a CDS encoding DUF948 domain-containing protein, producing MIVEVAAILVAIAFAVLVGYLVPLLIQVRKTVAEAETLVTKLNADLPTLVTELRAMSQNLNDLTEQARGGVEHAAVLLHAVGEVGESVNHMHSLVRGSGGTLLANVASVVAGLRAAKQVVTERFKEGGHHNGG
- a CDS encoding YtxH domain-containing protein yields the protein MADNHHGPSSAAVLLGFLSGAALGAVAAILLTPRTGQESRDLLRGYARRAEDGLRDLVEDAGERFEGAVEEGRDFIESKKTVLREAFDAGRDAMRREREQFTKGEQG